The following nucleotide sequence is from Geotrypetes seraphini chromosome 10, aGeoSer1.1, whole genome shotgun sequence.
atgcaaagaagaaattcagtctgtctgcaatttgtttgtcttccttgatgtaccattttcttccctggtcatccagcagtCCACACCGCCTCTTTgcggggttttttcccttttacgtatctaaagaagggcttgaagtttttggcctcttgcgctattttctcctcatagtcctttttggcatcccttaccgccttgtgacatttcttctgatcatctttatgattgttccaagcttcagttgttttcgtgcgtttccattttttgaaagagtccttcttttcttttatggcttccttcacctgtctggtaagccatgtaAGCCGATTCTCCTTTACCTttagttctcctttctttggaaatccgcggaatgtagagattttgtgcttctgtgatagtatttttcagtagggaccatgcctgatctaccgttttaattttgtccatctttttcttgagctgttgttctaccatggctctcatgcgatcgtatttaccctttttaaagtttacggtcatggttaaggttttggtacgtttccctttcccgatgtcaagtttaaagttgttcATGTTGTGATCGcacgtccccagcgggaccgtgacttctacttcttttgtcggtcccgtgaggccatttaggaccaagtccaaggtggcgttgcctcttgttggttctcttaccatttgttccaggaagcaatcccatagcgcctccaggaacttggcctccttgacgcagttggaggttcccaggttccagtctatccctgggaaattgaagtctcccaagattattacattgcctgtcttgcattcttgtttgatttcctctatcatttcctcTTGAGTCTACCATTGAGAAGAATTTCTTCTTCTCACGGGATCTTTAGACATGACTGTTGGGAACCTTTATTACGAAAATGTTCTATTTCCTAAACTCTGAAGGGGTTCTGGATTGGTACCTGCTAGGGGCTGTTTCGCCCTGATTCACAGGTCTTACTCAAGCAGAACCCATCAGTTCTCGATCCTTCGGAAAGTTGGATTAAGGACCTCATACAATAGCAGAGGACATGTTAAGACACAGGGGGGCAAAGTAGGAGGTAAACCAATATTACCAGCAGATCAAGTCACCACCAAGACCAGACAAAAGTGATTTCTGGTATGACAAAAGTTGAAAAAAAAGTCTCTTCCAGTTGGCGGTTCTTGTTGCAGTGAAACAGAGATCACGACTGGCAAGGACACTTACAGTATATGCTACAGAAGAGATAGATCCTTTTGTTTaaagcagcgtctctcaaacttttttagctccggcacagtaaacggagcaaatgttttttgcggcacattataattgaaattataaaattgcaagaccaacaaaaaattacatttgagagttatttatttaaagttctttaagctatgtttgggtaattgtaacaacggtgaaactaaagtagatagactagaatagctaatcaatgcgatggatgtgcttgtttttgagtgcaaattaactcaaaacgccgcttgatagtcgacaagcaaacacacatttcatcatccaccatctgcagtcggtctctttttttttttttaatttaatttctgttagGGCTGAAagtccaagttcgcaaagataagaatatccaaatgattgctttgttgctcaaattaggataactactgcataaaaaaataaaacaaaaattacttgccgttagtttttaaggagcaatcatgtcaaagaacgatgcttgtctgggcggttgtttCCTTACGCAATGCAACGCAGACGCTCATACCATGGACAGACTTTtgcgtacatgtcatctattctagtgtatacttatgaaggaaattttaaaaaaattaagtaaaattctggaatatctccagggcacacagtttgagagacacataTTTAAAGCTTGAGGTTTAATAGGAGGGGGCCAAAGATACTTGTCTTCCAGTCAATCAACTAGGAATACTAGTCTGAtgtctggttgatgtgtactAAACCCAGACTTCTATGCAGGGCACAGGCGGATACTGGAGCACCAGGAAGAATTTAGTCACTGGAGTGCAACAAGGAGCAAGCCTGAGCGACAAGATATTCTGACTCTCACCCACTGTCAATTATGCCTTTTAGACAGGAGTCTCCTTGCTATTTTCGGTCCACTCTCTGCATTTTGCTGGATTCTCCTTCTGCTATTTTCAGCCCCTGTTCTCACTGCATTTTGCTGGTCTCCTCTGCTATTTTCAGCCACTGTGCTCTCATTTTGCTACAGTTTCCTTTGCTATTTTCAGCTGCTGCAGTCTCCAGTAAGCCTCTTTATAATTCAATCATTAGcatgcccctcctcccccccttaaaTAAAACAGGCCAGGGCACATCTGCCAGATGAAATTCCCAAGAACAATAAAACAGGAATCTAGCAAAAAGGTTTCCCGGACCAGGGACCCTCCTTTCCTGAAATGCTTtcctcccatgcaaattcatTCATACCATCACACACAGTTCTCTCCCAAAATATGAAAACATCTCCAGTGCAGTAACAAACATGTAGCTTTCTTTGCAAAACTCTAGTCTCTTAAAAGTATAAGGAAAACAAATGCATCACTTTACCTAGAAAACAGGTTTATCTGCTGCTTTCCCCCAGGTGATCATTGAATCTGCTTGAATAGATTTTGCTGTAGGTCCCCTCTGATGCTCAGCATCTTCCCCCGctttttcctctcccccctcccccatttctgGGCTGGGTTTTGCTTTTGCAAACACAGGAAAAGAGTGACTGGATATTTAGACCAGAAAGCAACTTGCAGCAGACAGCTTGGTTCCCAGACAACACATGCACTGCCCTTCATAGGCCATTTAACCCCTTCTCTGCAGCCCCACGCTGGCAGGGACTTCTACAAGGGTGCTGGAGAATGTAGTTTCTTTCATTGGGTACGAAGGGGCGGGGCTCAAAAACCCTGGGCAAATTAGAGCACAGggactgaaaataccagaggGGGACTCCAGCAAAATGAAGAGACATACAGGGGCTGAAAATATCAGAGGAGACTCCTGGAAAATGTAGTGTGCAAGGACTGAAAATACCAGAGAAAGACTCCAGCAAAATGCAGAGGGTGTAGGTGCTGAaaataccagaaaaaaaaaactccaactgAAAGGCAGAAAGTGCAGaggcagaaaatattttgattgtTTTAGATGTAATCTGCTTTGGTTTGAAGCAAAATATATATActcatattttaaaataaataaataacagaggAGACCCCAGCAAAATGCAGAGTACAGGGTCTGAAAATACCAGATGAGGTTCCAACAAAATGCAGATAATGATATGGGTGTGGGGGGAGTGGCTGAAAATACCAAAGGAGACTCCAGTAAAATGCTGAGAATGTAGagcggtggtctcaaacttgcggcctgggggcccacatgtggcccgccaggtactattttgaggccctcggtatttttatcatgatcacaaaagtaaaataaaacagtttcttgatcatatgtctctttagctattaattacaatattattattaagacttagccaaaaggaaagatatataagcTATAACTGAAAATACAATGGAGACGCCAAGAGACTCCTGTGAAAAGTACTCTCAGCATTTTGCTGGAGtctcctctggtattttcagttcctcctcccctccctccacactGCCTGTATTTTGTTGGAATCCCGTCTGGTATTTTTAGCCTctgcactagaggtctgcacggggattgcgggaatcccgcgggtcccacgggaattccgtcctaacccacgggactcccacggggacccccctctaaccaacgggactcccacggggatggaaggctttggaagcagggttcatccatataatataatggacacgtcagccttagtaaaagaggggggtttataagttaattacctgaacagaaaacaaaaagtgggttccaccaaagagattccacaaggaaaacagcagcgcaaacacaaaagaaactgtggaattgatgatcctgtcagaaataattgctgctttttatggggatgggcggggagggaggtaattccttgcggggaggagaggatcctggcggggacgggcagggatgggtgggatttctatccccgtgcaactctctactctgcacTACCTTCATTTACAGTATTTTGCTCAAATGTGCAGACTGCTGAAATAACCACAAGCAACCATAAGCAGTAGCTTTCCTAAATtcagatttttcctccaggaatcttTCTAAACCTTTATTAACCCCAGCCATGCTAGATAGCTTGACCACACTTACGGACACTAACTTCCCCAGTTAACTGTGCACAGAATGAAAGatactttccactccactcaggacgTTGTAGAGACCTCTATCATAATCCCCCCTCAgctctcttctccaaactgaacagCCTTAGGCTCTTAAACttcttttataatttttccaCCTTTTCTAACGTTGCTATgcattttttgagatgcagtgactagAACTGCCTGCAATATTCAGGGTGTGGGTCACTCCTGGACCTATGATGGTATTGTCCACTATGACTCCAAGATCCTTCTCCTAATCTGAACCCAGTTCAGGTGCTTTTTCCcactgtgcatcactttgcacctaTTCACATGAAATCTCATCTCCCTAATCCACCTCATTCCTGTGCCCCAGGACTGAGGTGTCGGTTGCATTCCCTGGCATGGCCATTGGTTCTAGGACCCAGAGGGCATCTTGCAGCAGGCTGGCTTGGCTCCCAGGCTCCTCGCTGGCGGAAGCAGCTCTCTGGTCCTAGTGCCTCTATGCAGGCTGAGTCCTTTTGTTCCAGACATCCAGCCGCCAGCCAGAGGTGGACCCAGAGGTTTCCAGCCGGACTCCCATTCCAGCCCCACCAGCTGCCTCCCACTCACCCAGCCCAGATCCCAGCTGCATTGAGATCACAATGAAAGAAAGGTAGTAGAAATCCCTCTTTCTGCTCAAATTCTGGTTTACCAGGGCACCCTCTGCTTCTTATTTTATTACACTGGAGCAAGGAGAAGCAGAAGGCGGCTCAGTGCCAAGTGAAATATAGTCTATTTAGTGGTCAGCAAAAATGCATGCCTTTATTATGAATTTCACTGCTGCCAGGACTCATTGTTTTCCCCTCTGTTGTTGTGTACAAACCAGAGATGGCCCTGGTGTGATTCTAACTTGCAGGGGGACTACTTCCGTAGCCACCTCTCCAGTACACTCAGACCCTGCCCTCTGCATTTTGTCAGTCTCTTGCTATTTTCGCCCCCCTGCAGTCTCTGCATGTTGCTGGATTTTCTCTCCGGcattttttctgtctctgctctCTCTGCATTTGCTGGAGCTTCCCTAGGGCATTTTCATCCCTGGAGTCTCCTCTGGTACTTTTCTGCATGCTTTGCACTTTGtctcctctggtattttcagccctGCACTTTATTTGCATTTTGGTAGGGCTTGCCTCTGCTATTTTCAACTCCTGTGTGCTCTGTGTTTTACTGCAACCTCCTCTGACGTTTTCAATCCCTTCGCCCCTGTTTCCCTGCATTTTCATCCCTGGAGTCTCCTCTGGTACTTTTCTGCATGCTTTGCACTTTGtctcctctggtattttcagccctGCACTTTATTTGCATTTTGGTAGGGCTTGCCTCTGCTATTTTCAGCTCCTGTGTGCTCTGTGTTTTACTGCAACCTCCTCTGACGTTTTCAATCCCTTCGCCCCTGTTTCCCTGCATTTTATATTTCGTGATGACCTGTAATCAATGGGAGCGTGTACACTTTAGCACAGTCTTTCAAATGTAACTTTGTTTTTGGCAGCGATGTTTGGCTGGAGGACCTGAGCTGCAGAGAAGCCCGATGGAACCGGCCAGTCAGAATGCATCCTGCCTTTGGCACCCAAAAGCAGAATCGCTGACAGATGACCAGACCTGCAGTACACAGTTTGGTGGCATCTGGCCCAGGCCCGAGAAGCAGCTTGGGGGAGGCTGGGATCTGAAACCGGAGGGAAGTGGCAGGTATGGCTTGACAAACACCAGAGCTGTGAAACTGGAAGATGAAGGAGGATGTGGGAGCAGGACGGAGGACGGCATCGAAGGCGATGGCCTTTGTTTCCAGCCAAAGATCCAAGGGGTGGGTCAGCAGGATGACGGTTGCCTGCGTGTTGAACCACTGACCAAGCTGAGCTCTTTTCGCAACGATGCAAAACCTGTCCAGCTGTACTTCAACCATAGCAGCAAAGTTCACCGGGGTGAAAGGACTGAGGACCCAGAAACCTCATCCAGTAGGGGACCAGCAGTCAAAATGGAGCTCAGTGCATCAGCTGGAGACCTCCTCTCTAAACCTTTGAGGCATGCTACTTGGGGACCACTGCTAAACTCTGTGTTGACAGGTGGGAGGGATTCATTGCCAGAGCCCAGCCAGGAGGGGACTGAGAGGCCATTGATGGAGGATGGACTGGAAGATCCCGACCTAGGACAGAGGGTTCCCAGACGGATGCCCTTGAAGAGGTATTCAAGGAGCCCCCAGTCCCCTGGATTAATGGTCAGGGGTCCGTACTGTGTAAAGACCACAAGCACCTTGAGACATTTTCCTGAGAAATCCCCTCCCCAGCAGACACCTGCGGACTCTTCTATCAGCAGCAGACCTATAGCTCAAACTCCTGCCCCCAGGGGCCCATCAGCTCAACCACACAGCAGCTCGGAGGAGGTGACAGGAGAAGGCCAGTTCCTCTTGATCGATGATAAGGGCATGCCCTACACCGTGATGAAAAAGGACC
It contains:
- the ZNF524 gene encoding zinc finger protein 524 — its product is MEPASQNASCLWHPKAESLTDDQTCSTQFGGIWPRPEKQLGGGWDLKPEGSGRYGLTNTRAVKLEDEGGCGSRTEDGIEGDGLCFQPKIQGVGQQDDGCLRVEPLTKLSSFRNDAKPVQLYFNHSSKVHRGERTEDPETSSSRGPAVKMELSASAGDLLSKPLRHATWGPLLNSVLTGGRDSLPEPSQEGTERPLMEDGLEDPDLGQRVPRRMPLKRYSRSPQSPGLMVRGPYCVKTTSTLRHFPEKSPPQQTPADSSISSRPIAQTPAPRGPSAQPHSSSEEVTGEGQFLLIDDKGMPYTVMKKDLEKAAEGEPQHPTEEVPPLPPPPPTSSSPPPGPRKLHYCLVCFRTFLYLSDLERHSITHSEHKPFECKVCGKSFKRSSHLQRHKHIHTGERPFRCTICLKGFRESGELLRHQRVHTGEKPYQCELCHLRFTERNTLRRHIKRKHARETFYQREAGDSSDWGEATEDTLMEDNTE